tctctgggtgggaggggcatactctttctcccctgtcagtcactgAGTCAATAGTCAGTTGTTGAAGTCAGGATTAATAAATGAAGAggcctcctttttctttttttctctttttttttttttttttttttggctgttgtCTGTTCCAAATACATCTAGAACTGTCACTGGACTCTACATGGTTGTGATTGatggaattattatataaacaccATGAACCatctcaccatcatcaccatcatcagtccactgtggctGTATCCCAAACCACCAGTGGTCAACCTACTTTTAGTGAATATCCACCCAAAGTGTGGAACTCCCACAAGACATGCAACAAGCAGTGTTCTTACTgttctttagttttgtttgttgtatcatttcacattttgtgagcacttattttttaattatttacttaatatgatttttttttcaatgattACTATTTTACCTTAATAACTTATTTAtggttactttattattatttttagaattatttatttactaccTTTACTACTAATGCCATATCCCAAACCACActttattcactatatatgccacataaacaccatcacaagTGTCTCCTGTATTCAGTGTGCACATTATCttcaaacacacagtgcattgtgggtattctGTGCTCACTGTGTTACATCGTGTGAGACTGATTGCCTCCTCTGTGTTCTATGAGCAGGAGAACCCAACTAGTGCACTATATAATGATTATAGTGAGTATGATGTGTGTTGGGACGTATGGTTTACTTAAACTTTGCCTCTTGCTGCTATCAGAGATGGTGGGCAGCCAGTGTGTGCTCTGTGAACAGCCCCCCCGCGTGGCCACAGCCTTCCACAGCCACCTGCGCCGCAATCTGCTGGTCCAGAGACGGAGTCTACAGGAGCTCCAGCCTTTCAGCAGCGTAAGTTCCCTAAACTCAAACCATCAGCGTGCCATTTCTTGGCTGTTGAACGCCGTGACTTTGGCACGCGGTGCCCTACACATCTGGAATAAACTTCAAACAGCTTAAACTTGGGTTCTGTTATTATGATGTCTGGGgcttttaaacactttttatcACAAACCAGAATCAAAAAGTAGTTTTATTGGTAAAGTCAGATCAACCCACGAGAACACTGAGAACCTGGCAATCACTCAGTTTGGCTGTTTATGTTTAAGGCATTTCATGAATCCAAATGAATTAATTTGATTGCAGATTCTGAATTAACTGTTTATATGTGTGCACTAAACTCTACGAATTGTTCAAAAATCTGTCTGCATTAGCAAATTTTGGTTTATGTCAGCATTAGCATAACAACGACAGGTTTGTAACTTCTGTCAAAGTAGCTGACGTTGGTTAAGTATTTCATCACCTTGCATTTTTAACTTGTATCTTAAATTATGTAATACTGGATTTAAGAATAAGAATTTGGATCCCGAAATGTGTCCCGTCCATGTGCTTTTTACCCTAGCCAGAGTGCCTTTTGTgttgatatataaaaaaaaaaaaaagtgtctgaaaCTATAACAAAGCTATTAGTGTTGTATTCTAGCTACTatcagctaactagctagcagagCTTGCTTTCTGCTTGTGCAACCTGACTGTAAAGACAAATTCTTATTTTGATTCAGCATATCGTAATTCTCCTTTTCCCTCAGTAACATATTTTTCACGAGTACTTTGTTCTCCATGTTGGTTTTTCAGTTCTGCAACCTGActaagaagttaaaaaaaaaaaaagacataattcAGCACTTTTTTAAAGACCCAGCCACATTCCACCTCATTTTTTGCTTCCTGCTGGATTACACACAAAAAGTTGCTggttgaggggaaaaaaaaccaccaagtgtgaaaacgcccTAACAGCCACTTTTAAATTGtataatatttctaatatttcatCACTTACCACACAGATTAAATATGTAGATTTTTAATTCTAATGCGTTTACAATCACCTTGAATCCAACTGGAGACTATTTCtctgtttaatatattttttctgtttgataTATCATTAAATATGATTATCCACTTCTTTTCACTGAGAAGTCGTTCAAATTAGATCTGCACATGAAGCCTTTTCATCAGTGGTATTATTTGGATGCATGTAAACCTTGGAATGAGCAAAAtatgaagatgaaaataaaagaatagtgtaataaataaattacagtaagTGCAACATGTGCCTGTTTCACATTACGTGCAGAATACAAGAAAACTTGCCAAAAGAATTGTTGTAATGGAAAATGTATTGCTTTATACATTTGGtttgaaatgtttcagttttctctctcGTATATAATGATGTCTTCTTTTGTTTGTAACTCAGCACCATATATTGTAAATGAGGCCCTCGCCCTCAGTGTGTTTTCCCAGATTtaagtaaatgaaatgaaacgaGCCGCTGGCACACAGATGAGACGAGCTGGCGATGGAAAAGAGCAGCTGGAATAGTTTGAGTCATTTCTCTTCTCTGTGCTTCCCACAGCCTTCAGACATGGAGCAGTTTCACCAGAGAGGCCAGGGCTTCAACACCAGCAGCGGCCGCTACACCGCTCCGGTGTCGGGGTTCTACCAGCTCACCGCCAGCCTGGTGCTGGGTGAGTCAGTCCACAATGCACACATTACACAATGATGTAGGGCTGTGTGGTTTTAGGCTGATGTCTGCTGTGTAGTCACATAATCATCATTTTGAAAGAAACAAGACAGTTATGAACATAAAACATGCTTTATGATGTGCATAAGCGTTTAACTCTAAACGGAAAAATTATACTTCAGTGAAAGTGTGGTGTATTATGGCAAAATCTTAAGGTAAGACTTAGGGGTGGGGTTAGAATTTGTACCTTTTCTTAACTGTTCATGTGAATTAAGTCAGAAGAAAAGTTATAACCACTAGTCCCACCCTTAACCATCAAGTTTTGTAACTGTTAATATGAATTGAGGGCGGGGTTAGCGAttgtatctttttttctgacttAATCCGTATGAACAGGTACCACGGTTAAGGGTTGGGGCGGAGTTTACATTTGTAACTTTTCTTATAGCTTAATTTGTATAAACAGTTATGAAAGGTAAGATTTAggggcatgtttttttttttttcttcaacttctGTTCCTATGAACAGTTATGAAGGTTAAGGGTTAGGGACGGCATTAACATAGCTTTTCTTATGACTTAATTCATAtgaatatagattttttttggttttttctCCGTGAACTTTAGGGTATAAAGTCAGTATGGATTTGAATGGATGTTTTAAGTGTAGTTAAGAAATAAAGTTGTACAAATTGGATTGGTAGAAAAATATTTgactgaatacatttttaacgAAATGTTATTTGAGTAATCAtactaatttaaaattattccGAGGTAAAATATAAACGACCTAAAATAATGTAAAGCAGTGAAGTACAATTACTAAAGAGCTTTTCATCTATGACTGTGATGTACTGGCAACTCTGATATTAAACTGTATGGTCTTCATACTGAGAATATTTCACATTCTGCCTCCAACCACAATCATTGTATCATTCTGCATGTTAAAGCTCGTGCAGTCCCTGCAGCGTGGttgcatcatttatttattcagcagtGACAGATAAAGCTCAGGGGAACAGGGTGTGTTCTTTACACCCAGCATCCACCCACTACAACGCATCCCTCATTACATTGTGTTTTTTCAGAATCCAGTGAGACTCAGAAAAGGACCCAGGCACGACAAAAAGACAGTGTGAAGGCCTCCATATGTATCGAGTCTCTCTGTCAGAGCAACATGTAAGTACAAAGTCATGGTTATGTGTTCAGCAGATTTAGCTATAAATCGTCTCTGGTTACTGTGCTTATTATAACGTTAGccatgtataaataaataaatgctataaCGCATTTTGTTTTCAAGGGAccctatatggccagaagtttgtgtacccctgaccatcacttgtgcttgctgaacatcccaaacttattcccctttgctgttataataacctccactcttctgtgaaggcttcccactagattttgtagtgtggctgtgaggattttcTCATTCAGCCACATCAGCATTAGTTAGGCTAGGCACTTATGTCATGCTAGGAGGCATGGGGTGTAGTCGCCAAAGtgccagttcatcccaaaggtgttcagtggggttgaggacttcactttgtgcacaggggcattgtaaTGCTGGACCAGGTTGCGGTCCCTTAGTTCCAAgaaagggaaattataatgctacagcatacaaaaaacCTATACagtatggatgtgatggtcaggtgtccacaaacttttggccatttagtgtataTTACCCACAGTGCACTATGAGGGTGGCTGAAATTTTCAGATTACTAAAACAATTTCTGGACACTGCAGCTCTCAATCTGTCAAGCTTTTTCCCCATTTCTCAAGATGTTTATGCAAGGTTTATAAATGTTACAACTTGATGCCACATTTTTAGTTGTATAATTAACACAAGCTGATAAAGTGTATCAAGTACAGATGTGAATACAGTTTACATACACAATTTACAGTTCGCTAGACCTGTGGTATACAAAGTACAAAAACTAGCGTAAAGCTGGAATATGCAAACTTCGGCCGATATATGGGACAGACAATAATGAGTGGAAACCTGTTGTCGACATTCTCCCTTTTATACATGTTAAGGTAATGACATCATTCCTGATCTGCCAATCCCTGTGTTGAATCTGGTTCTCTTCTGGGATATCCAAAAAATGCATggtagagagagacaaacaggaaGTCAAAATACATCCAGGGACATAAAACTAGCCTTTGGCATACAGTTTGTTCTCCTCAACATTCCAGTGTTCAGTGACACTCTTACAGGATTAGAGATTAGACTAGAAAGTTCtgcttaggggaaaaaaaaattatttcatgaatAGGTATGTAACCtattaaaccaaaatatttaacatgtagAGTGTTACTCTTCACCAGTCTGGAGGTGTTGTGCTGTAAGCCTTGTTAAATAACCATTTTCCTGCAGCACTAACTTACTGGTTCCCCGTGTGAGGAGCAGCACTTACAAACAGCCTTAACAAAGTCATCATGTACACATTTACTGTCACGCTTCTGAGATCATGTCCATCTATTTAGATGCAGTGAAATGACTCTTCTAAGGTAGtctgagagaagaaagagaagctttgttaaaaaaaaaattagaaaaacatTAACAGAAGGAACTACATGAGTATTTCCTAATACATGTTGTAACTGTTACAAGGGTAGTGTTTCCTAAATGAAAGACAAAAGTGGgattatattttgtaatgtcAATGTACATCAGCACACCTATTCATTCAATCAATTCATTGCTCATTATTTGGCAGCAGGAATGAGGTAAAGTATCAGACATGGCAACGTTCCAAACACACATGAGCTctgcactcaaacacactcaaagCCACTTAGCAGATGATGAATGGTTTTGCGATGGTGCTGCAGGTCTCTGGAGACGGTAACAGGCGTGAGTCCTGCAGGAGGAGTGTTCAGCATTCTGCTGACAGGAACCTTATACCTGCAGGTAAGAATGACTAAcgcactcagacacacacaccaattaTGCAGAAGGTAAATACAATTGAGGGTAaaacctcagacacacactcagatatACCAGACATACACAAATACTGCATGTTAATTAACCcccatttttttatattatgtaacATAACCATTTCATATTTTGTCATAAAACACTGTGTAAGGAAACTgctagaatatttttttaacctcttaAACCCCCAGGAACTGTATGCATGTTCACACTTCTCACATTCGTCAGTGTCTTAACAAGGTTGCTGGATAATATGCTTCAGGATGAATAACTACAAACTAAACTGGTAGTTAAAGTGGAGTAGAGTTAAAGCAGATTTATTAGTACGCTGTGTTTCATAGTTTAACAAAACAATATAAAcctaatcattttttaaaagtaggTGATGGAAATTTTCATATTCCAAGGAATATTTTGGCAACACTTACATATACCTGTATAACAAACAAATCTGGAATAGTTTATACTTGTAATCATGGTTTAtcataaaaatgcaatatttcatCACTGTAATCTTACTGAGTTCTGTTGAATggaaaaacatgtttgtttgtttttttctataaaagcatgtcCCAAACggttattctttttataccacagcaatttgccaacgattagtttttaaaactattttggAGTCATTTTTATCGCCGTATACTACTGAAATATCATACGACAAATTAGGGCAAACCTAAcattaatgtatgtgtgtgttctgcaggcTGGCGAGTACGTGTCTATTCTAATTGACAACGGAACAGGATCAGCACTAACAGTCCTCCAAGACAGCTTATTTTCTGGGATCCTTCTTGGAATATAAGCCCACAAAGacaaaccacacacagtaagacggacagagagagagaggagacatacacacgcacagacacagacagagacacatgtATGTAGACATACATGCAgtcagacagagacacacagatagacacagGAAGGGAGAGAGGCACACACAAAAGGGCACAtagacatacactcactggtAACTTTAACAGGAATACCTGCATACCTGCCTATTTATGTAGTTATCcaagcagccaatcatgtggcagcagcacaatgtaagtcatctatagtaactcagtcactctttacaactgtggtgagcagaaaagcatctcagaaagcacaaggTGGAttgactacaacagcagaagaccacactgggttccatttctgtcatccaagaacaagaatctgaggttaTTACGGgcacacactcacccaaactggacagctgaagactggaaaaagaccaagtgatttgttttccaatcttcaaatatccagtttgggtgagcctgtgcccatgatagcttcagattcctgttcctggctaacaggagtggaacccagtgtggtcgactgctgttgtagctcatccacctcaaggtttgatgtgttgtgctttctgagatgctttcctgctcgccacggttgtaaagagtgagttactatatcc
The genomic region above belongs to Pangasianodon hypophthalmus isolate fPanHyp1 chromosome 21, fPanHyp1.pri, whole genome shotgun sequence and contains:
- the si:ch1073-184j22.1 gene encoding erythroferrone isoform X1; the encoded protein is MLPWHGPKGPFLPLVLSLLLTTCAGQDSLEELELDDESNSVSTESPETVSSDMDIVDPHRTWIAFRDNSNKGGNKKPKQNKRISKHGLPGPPGPPGPQGPPGPPGPLMPNQDEILEDLQLKLKEMVGSQCVLCEQPPRVATAFHSHLRRNLLVQRRSLQELQPFSSPSDMEQFHQRGQGFNTSSGRYTAPVSGFYQLTASLVLESSETQKRTQARQKDSVKASICIESLCQSNMSLETVTGVSPAGGVFSILLTGTLYLQAGEYVSILIDNGTGSALTVLQDSLFSGILLGI